In a genomic window of Sinorhizobium meliloti:
- a CDS encoding efflux RND transporter periplasmic adaptor subunit yields the protein MFSGSALNRPFAARLLTAILLGAVLSGCSEEKVETKETIRPVKVVEIAPAGEPRELHYSGSVKARTEMNLGFRVGGKITERLVNIGDRVKPGDILARIDATDYRLAVTSAEADLLAAEKQVRTTALAKLRAEQLFSKSFSSQAQLDQATLLYDQAVSTRDAAASSLSQAKNQVNYTDLKADHNGIVTIVNADIGQVVGTGTPVVTVAVDGEKEVEIAVPETDIAEFKPGKRVGVRFWSDDMLVLDGHVREVSGSADPRSRTFSVRVSLPNDGRVLLGMTATVEAAAESSAPLVSIPLSALSKKDGQNIVWIVDRDFSTVHARPIKLADFADNGVRVAAGLGAGDLVVAAGTQFMAEDLKVRLQAGEQQSAEQQSARAETPEILR from the coding sequence ATGTTTTCAGGAAGCGCCCTCAACCGACCATTCGCCGCCCGTCTCCTCACCGCGATTCTGCTGGGTGCCGTTCTCTCCGGCTGCTCGGAGGAGAAAGTCGAGACGAAGGAGACCATACGCCCCGTCAAGGTCGTGGAGATTGCTCCGGCCGGCGAGCCGCGGGAGCTTCACTATTCCGGCTCGGTCAAAGCGCGCACGGAGATGAATCTCGGTTTCCGCGTCGGCGGCAAGATCACCGAACGGCTCGTCAATATCGGCGACCGGGTCAAGCCGGGTGACATTCTCGCCCGTATCGACGCCACCGACTATCGGCTTGCGGTCACGAGCGCAGAGGCAGACCTGCTTGCCGCCGAAAAGCAGGTGCGGACGACAGCGCTTGCGAAACTCCGGGCCGAACAGCTCTTCAGCAAATCGTTTTCCTCCCAGGCTCAACTCGATCAAGCGACCCTTCTTTACGATCAGGCGGTCTCGACGCGAGACGCCGCGGCTTCGTCGCTGAGCCAGGCGAAGAACCAGGTAAACTATACGGACCTCAAGGCCGACCATAACGGCATCGTCACGATCGTAAACGCCGATATCGGCCAGGTCGTCGGCACCGGCACGCCCGTCGTGACCGTCGCGGTCGACGGCGAGAAGGAAGTCGAAATCGCAGTGCCGGAAACGGACATTGCCGAATTCAAGCCCGGCAAACGGGTGGGGGTGCGCTTCTGGTCGGACGACATGCTTGTGCTCGACGGACATGTGCGCGAAGTTTCCGGCAGTGCCGATCCGCGCTCGCGCACCTTTTCCGTACGCGTCAGCCTACCGAACGACGGGCGCGTGCTTCTCGGCATGACGGCGACGGTCGAGGCGGCTGCGGAAAGCTCGGCGCCGCTCGTTTCCATCCCCCTGAGCGCGCTGTCGAAGAAGGACGGCCAGAATATCGTCTGGATCGTTGATCGTGACTTCTCGACCGTCCATGCGCGCCCGATCAAGCTCGCCGATTTCGCGGACAACGGCGTGCGGGTCGCCGCAGGCCTCGGCGCCGGCGACCTCGTCGTTGCCGCAGGCACACAGTTCATGGCCGAGGATCTGAAGGTGAGACTGCAAGCGGGCGAACAGCAATCGGCCGAGCAGCAGTCCGCCCGGGCCGAAACGCCCGAAATTCTCCGTTAG
- a CDS encoding sugar ABC transporter ATP-binding protein: MIMHPADDDDCVLRLEDVTKVYSGIVAVRHANLSLRRGAVNVLVGENGAGKSTLMRIIAGVEKPSLGRILLDGQEVEFHSPADAQGHGIGMVFQELNLFGNLSVAENIFATRELTRGIRGIDHRAQVERATGFLDRLDAGIDAETLVEDLPIGQQQLVEIAKAISLDTRILILDEPTSALSAAEVDVLFKVIRELKSQGVAIVYISHRLEELMRIGDYITVLRDGQITGHAMVKDIDTRWIVRSMIGSDAKDFAKSVDHRLGEEAFRAEEICLPRRTGGLAVDHVSISVRAGEVLGIYGLMGAGRSEFFECVMGQHPHSSGRIFVGGTEVDASDTSGRISAGLALIPEDRQREGLVQALSIASNLTLASLDRFVRFGFHIVGAREQASIAAAIRDLSIKAPNPDFEVTSMSGGNQQKVVIGKALMTKPKVLLMDEPSRGIDVGAKADVFRTMRRLAGEGLAILFSTSDLEEVMALSDRIAVMSNGRLVTVIDRADATEEMIVKASAEGHKTTREHA; the protein is encoded by the coding sequence ATGATCATGCACCCAGCTGACGACGACGATTGCGTCCTGCGCCTCGAAGACGTGACGAAGGTCTATTCGGGCATCGTTGCGGTGCGCCACGCAAACCTTTCGCTCCGCCGCGGCGCCGTGAACGTGCTCGTTGGCGAAAACGGTGCCGGCAAGTCGACCCTGATGCGGATCATCGCCGGCGTCGAGAAGCCCTCGCTCGGCCGCATCCTGCTCGACGGGCAGGAGGTGGAATTCCATTCGCCCGCCGACGCGCAGGGCCACGGCATCGGCATGGTCTTTCAGGAACTCAACCTGTTCGGCAACCTCTCGGTTGCCGAGAACATCTTCGCGACCCGTGAGCTGACCCGGGGCATTCGCGGCATCGATCATCGCGCGCAGGTCGAGAGGGCCACCGGGTTCCTCGACAGGCTCGATGCCGGGATCGATGCCGAGACGCTCGTCGAAGACCTGCCGATCGGGCAGCAGCAGCTGGTGGAGATCGCCAAGGCGATCTCGCTTGATACGCGCATCCTTATTCTCGACGAGCCGACGTCGGCCCTTTCGGCGGCGGAGGTTGATGTTCTTTTCAAGGTCATCCGCGAGCTGAAGTCGCAAGGGGTGGCGATCGTCTACATTTCTCACCGGCTCGAAGAGCTGATGCGGATCGGCGACTACATCACCGTGCTCAGGGATGGACAGATCACCGGCCACGCTATGGTCAAGGACATCGATACCAGATGGATCGTCCGGTCGATGATCGGCTCGGACGCGAAGGACTTCGCCAAATCGGTCGACCACCGCCTCGGGGAGGAGGCGTTCCGCGCCGAGGAGATCTGCCTGCCGCGCCGGACCGGCGGGCTCGCGGTCGACCATGTCTCGATCTCGGTACGTGCGGGCGAGGTGTTGGGTATCTACGGGCTGATGGGGGCCGGCCGCAGCGAGTTTTTCGAATGCGTCATGGGTCAGCACCCGCATTCCTCGGGGCGGATCTTCGTCGGCGGGACGGAGGTCGACGCCAGCGACACGTCGGGCAGGATCAGCGCAGGATTGGCGCTCATTCCAGAAGATCGCCAGCGCGAGGGTCTCGTCCAGGCGCTTTCCATCGCCAGCAATCTGACGCTTGCGAGCCTCGACCGCTTCGTGCGCTTCGGCTTCCATATTGTCGGCGCGCGGGAGCAGGCCTCGATCGCGGCGGCCATCCGCGATCTTTCCATCAAGGCACCCAACCCGGACTTCGAGGTGACCTCGATGTCCGGCGGCAACCAGCAGAAGGTCGTCATCGGCAAGGCCCTGATGACCAAACCGAAGGTGCTGCTGATGGACGAACCCAGCCGCGGCATAGATGTCGGCGCCAAAGCGGACGTCTTCCGCACCATGCGCCGGCTTGCCGGCGAGGGGCTCGCCATCCTCTTTTCCACCTCCGACCTCGAAGAGGTCATGGCGCTCTCTGACCGCATCGCCGTCATGAGCAACGGACGGCTGGTCACGGTCATCGACCGCGCGGACGCGACGGAAGAGATGATCGTGAAGGCTTCGGCCGAGGGTCATAAAACGACAAGGGAACACGCCTGA
- a CDS encoding Gfo/Idh/MocA family oxidoreductase, which yields MTDLKGALIGCGFFAVNQMHGWRDAEGARIVAICDRDSERLKAVGDAFDIQRRYTSAEDLFADGGFDFVDIATTVGSHRALVEMAARHGVATICQKPIAPTMEDAKAMVSACAKSGVAFMVHENFRWQSPIRAVKAAIDSGAIGEVFWGRISFRSGYDVFSGQPYLATGKRFIIEDLGIHALDVARYIFGDATAVTARTRRVNPAIAGEDVATMLLDHDGGITSIVDCSYATRLPIEPFPETLVEVDGSKGTLRLTQGYHLAVHAKAATKLTNVEPPVLSWASPPWHNIQESVALIQQHWIEALRAGREPDTSGRDNLETFALVEASYLSAAEARTVSLAEVLG from the coding sequence ATGACAGATCTCAAAGGCGCGCTGATCGGCTGCGGGTTCTTCGCAGTCAACCAGATGCACGGCTGGCGTGACGCCGAAGGGGCACGCATCGTTGCGATCTGCGATCGCGACTCCGAGAGGCTGAAGGCGGTTGGCGACGCGTTCGACATTCAGCGGCGCTACACCTCCGCCGAGGACCTTTTTGCCGATGGCGGCTTCGATTTCGTCGACATCGCGACGACCGTGGGAAGTCACCGGGCGCTGGTGGAAATGGCCGCACGACACGGGGTCGCGACGATCTGTCAAAAGCCGATCGCGCCCACCATGGAGGACGCCAAGGCAATGGTCTCGGCTTGCGCGAAATCAGGCGTGGCGTTCATGGTTCACGAGAATTTCCGCTGGCAGTCGCCGATACGGGCGGTAAAGGCGGCGATCGACAGCGGCGCGATCGGCGAGGTGTTCTGGGGGCGGATAAGCTTCCGATCGGGTTACGACGTCTTCTCCGGCCAGCCCTATCTCGCCACGGGCAAGCGCTTCATCATCGAGGATCTCGGCATTCATGCGCTCGACGTCGCGCGCTACATCTTCGGAGATGCGACGGCGGTGACCGCGCGCACGCGCCGAGTCAATCCGGCGATTGCCGGCGAGGACGTCGCGACGATGCTCCTGGACCATGACGGGGGGATCACATCGATCGTCGACTGCAGCTACGCGACCAGGCTGCCGATCGAGCCCTTTCCCGAGACCCTCGTGGAGGTGGACGGGAGCAAGGGCACCTTGCGGCTAACGCAGGGCTATCACCTTGCCGTTCACGCGAAGGCGGCTACCAAGCTGACGAATGTGGAACCGCCCGTCCTTTCCTGGGCGTCGCCTCCCTGGCACAACATTCAGGAGAGCGTCGCGCTGATCCAGCAGCATTGGATTGAAGCCTTGCGGGCCGGACGCGAGCCGGATACGTCCGGCCGCGACAATCTCGAGACCTTCGCCCTGGTTGAGGCCTCCTATCTGAGCGCGGCGGAAGCGCGAACCGTCTCACTCGCGGAGGTTCTCGGATGA
- a CDS encoding D-ribose ABC transporter substrate-binding protein → MKLTRRMTIAAFAAVLAASSAIPAYAADLIAIITPSHDNPFFKAEAVGAEAKAKELGYETLVLVHDDDANKQSQLIDTAIGRGAKAIILDNAGSEASIAAVQKAKDAGVPSFLIDREINATGVAVSQIVSNNYQGAQLGAEEFVKLMGESGNYVELLGREADLNAGIRSKGYHDVIDEYPEMKMVAQQSANWSQTEGYSKMETILQANPDIKGVISGNDTMAMGAIAALQAAGRKDVIVVGFDGSNDVRDSIKSGGIKATVLQPAYAQAQMAVQQAHEYITTGKAPAEEKQLMDCVLINSENADQLETFALAD, encoded by the coding sequence ATGAAACTGACACGCAGAATGACCATCGCCGCTTTCGCGGCGGTATTGGCGGCGAGCTCCGCCATTCCGGCCTATGCGGCCGATCTCATCGCCATCATCACGCCGTCGCACGACAACCCCTTCTTCAAGGCCGAAGCGGTGGGTGCCGAGGCCAAGGCGAAGGAACTCGGCTACGAAACGCTGGTCCTCGTGCATGACGACGATGCGAACAAGCAATCGCAGCTGATCGACACCGCGATCGGCCGCGGCGCCAAGGCGATCATTCTCGACAATGCCGGCTCTGAAGCGTCCATCGCGGCTGTCCAGAAGGCGAAGGATGCGGGCGTGCCGTCCTTCCTGATCGATCGTGAGATCAACGCGACCGGGGTCGCCGTCTCGCAGATCGTCTCCAACAACTATCAGGGCGCGCAGCTCGGTGCCGAGGAATTCGTGAAGCTTATGGGCGAGTCCGGCAATTATGTCGAGTTGCTCGGCCGCGAAGCCGATCTCAACGCCGGCATCCGTTCGAAGGGCTACCACGACGTCATCGACGAATATCCGGAGATGAAGATGGTGGCGCAGCAGTCGGCGAACTGGAGCCAGACCGAGGGCTACAGCAAGATGGAGACGATCCTTCAGGCCAATCCCGACATCAAGGGCGTTATCTCCGGCAACGACACGATGGCCATGGGCGCGATCGCCGCTTTGCAGGCGGCCGGCCGCAAGGACGTGATCGTCGTCGGCTTCGACGGCTCGAACGACGTTCGCGACTCGATCAAGTCCGGCGGCATCAAGGCCACCGTCCTGCAGCCCGCTTACGCCCAGGCGCAGATGGCGGTGCAGCAGGCTCACGAATACATCACCACCGGCAAGGCGCCGGCGGAAGAAAAGCAGCTCATGGACTGCGTGCTGATCAACAGCGAAAACGCCGACCAGCTCGAGACCTTCGCGCTGGCGGATTGA
- a CDS encoding DUF3365 domain-containing protein, producing the protein MEALAALARNCIVTLLCGCALFAPSLAAEEADDVATGTRLAELLRAARNVLSNYQSLINDPAIGDKKLDGERFTAEAIALYGERTGHPLISDDLGDRDRKLLQAQIEAMREVVNEEQDDINRPGIGFKGFVPAIFARLMNEKFAVKAGNEALVRVTAPEVLVRNRKSLPDAWEARVINEVFSDPQRPRGELYTEVTQVNGRPAFRMLLPEYYTESCLSCHGSPKGEIDVTGYPKEGGKAGDLGGAISIVLFK; encoded by the coding sequence ATGGAAGCTCTTGCAGCCCTGGCGCGAAACTGCATCGTCACGCTATTGTGCGGTTGCGCGCTCTTCGCACCTTCGCTTGCTGCCGAGGAGGCCGATGACGTCGCGACCGGGACGCGGCTTGCCGAATTATTGCGAGCCGCCCGAAACGTCCTTTCGAATTACCAGTCGCTCATCAATGACCCGGCAATCGGAGACAAGAAACTCGACGGCGAGCGGTTCACGGCCGAAGCGATCGCCCTTTATGGCGAGCGCACCGGCCATCCGTTGATCTCGGATGATCTCGGCGATCGCGACCGCAAGCTTCTCCAGGCGCAGATCGAGGCGATGCGGGAAGTCGTGAATGAAGAGCAGGACGACATAAACCGCCCCGGGATCGGGTTCAAGGGTTTCGTCCCGGCCATTTTCGCGCGTCTGATGAACGAGAAATTTGCCGTCAAGGCCGGCAATGAGGCGCTGGTCCGCGTGACGGCGCCGGAGGTTCTGGTGCGCAACCGCAAGTCGCTTCCCGATGCCTGGGAGGCCCGGGTCATCAACGAGGTCTTCTCGGATCCGCAGAGGCCGAGGGGTGAACTCTATACGGAAGTGACGCAGGTGAACGGCCGCCCGGCGTTCCGGATGCTGCTGCCGGAATATTACACGGAGTCCTGTCTTTCCTGTCATGGTTCGCCGAAGGGTGAAATCGACGTCACCGGCTATCCGAAGGAAGGCGGCAAGGCCGGCGATCTGGGCGGTGCCATCAGCATCGTCTTGTTCAAATGA
- a CDS encoding ABC transporter permease yields the protein MTTATTTTNATDATSGSVLLTLMKLRTFIALFAVIAFFSIFAPNFLSTANLILMSKHVALNAFLAMGMTFVIITGGIDLSVGSIVGLCGMVAGGLILNGIDLQFGYTVYFNVVEVCLITLAVGIVIGAVNGLLITKLNVAPFIATLGTLYVARGFALLSSGGQTFPNLVGKPELATTGFAFLGSGRLLGLPVSIWILIVVALAAAYVARYTPIGRHIFAVGGNERAARMSGIRVDRVKMFVYMFSGFCAAIVGLVISSELMASHPATGNSFELNAIAAAVLGGTSMSGGRGTIGGTIIGAFVIGILSDGLVMMGISSFWQMVIKGIVIIVAVVVDQAQRRLQQQVTLMQLAKKG from the coding sequence ATGACGACGGCAACGACGACCACCAACGCAACCGACGCGACGAGCGGCTCGGTGCTGCTCACATTGATGAAGCTCAGGACGTTCATCGCCCTCTTTGCGGTTATCGCCTTCTTCTCGATCTTCGCGCCGAACTTTCTTTCGACCGCCAATCTGATCCTGATGTCGAAGCATGTGGCGCTCAACGCCTTCCTGGCCATGGGCATGACCTTCGTCATCATCACCGGCGGCATCGATCTTTCCGTCGGTTCGATCGTCGGGCTCTGTGGCATGGTGGCCGGCGGGCTCATCCTCAACGGCATCGATCTGCAGTTCGGCTACACGGTCTATTTCAACGTCGTCGAGGTCTGCCTCATCACGCTCGCCGTCGGGATAGTCATCGGCGCGGTCAACGGGCTCCTGATCACCAAGCTCAACGTCGCACCCTTCATCGCCACGCTCGGCACGCTTTATGTCGCGCGTGGCTTTGCCCTGCTTTCATCGGGCGGCCAGACATTCCCCAACCTAGTCGGCAAGCCGGAACTCGCGACGACGGGCTTTGCCTTCCTCGGTTCCGGCCGGCTTCTCGGTCTGCCGGTTTCGATCTGGATCCTCATCGTCGTGGCGCTCGCGGCCGCGTACGTGGCCAGGTACACGCCGATCGGCCGGCATATCTTCGCCGTCGGCGGCAACGAGCGTGCCGCCCGCATGTCCGGCATCCGGGTCGACCGGGTGAAGATGTTCGTCTATATGTTCTCCGGTTTCTGCGCGGCGATCGTCGGACTGGTCATATCGTCGGAACTCATGGCCTCACACCCGGCGACGGGCAATTCCTTCGAGCTCAATGCCATTGCCGCAGCGGTTCTCGGAGGCACGTCGATGTCCGGCGGCCGCGGGACAATTGGCGGCACCATCATCGGCGCCTTCGTTATCGGCATTCTTTCCGACGGTCTCGTGATGATGGGCATCTCGTCCTTCTGGCAGATGGTCATCAAGGGGATCGTGATCATCGTCGCCGTCGTGGTGGATCAGGCGCAACGCCGGCTGCAGCAACAGGTCACGCTGATGCAGCTTGCGAAAAAGGGGTGA
- a CDS encoding DUF2291 family protein: MPKFKVAAALVVAGVMALSGCKIIKTPTAEEAAEAASGGFNPNRMVAEIWDAEVLPYLDRKAGPFVEVTALAESDAQAAGAKYGHKEKQGSAPWTFAARLSGTIVKAETKSRSAYVEVDANGDGKADARVQIGPAIRGTAIRDSLDFVNFNEFKNQIEWAQFGKAFNTHVNGLVLEKLSRDGLVGKKLDAVGAYPLPAKGQLPLFVPAQLTVGG, translated from the coding sequence ATGCCGAAGTTTAAGGTCGCGGCCGCACTCGTGGTTGCGGGCGTGATGGCACTCTCGGGCTGCAAGATCATCAAGACGCCGACTGCCGAAGAGGCCGCCGAGGCTGCCTCCGGCGGCTTCAATCCCAATCGCATGGTCGCCGAGATCTGGGACGCCGAAGTGCTCCCCTATCTCGACAGAAAGGCCGGTCCGTTCGTCGAAGTGACAGCTCTTGCCGAGAGCGATGCGCAGGCGGCGGGTGCCAAATACGGCCACAAGGAAAAGCAGGGAAGTGCCCCCTGGACTTTTGCGGCGCGTCTCTCCGGCACCATCGTCAAGGCCGAAACGAAGTCGCGTTCGGCCTATGTGGAAGTCGATGCGAACGGCGACGGCAAGGCGGACGCGCGCGTGCAGATCGGCCCGGCGATCCGCGGCACGGCGATCCGCGACAGCCTCGACTTCGTCAACTTCAACGAATTCAAGAACCAGATCGAGTGGGCGCAGTTCGGCAAGGCCTTCAACACGCATGTCAACGGACTGGTGCTGGAAAAGCTGTCCCGCGACGGACTTGTCGGCAAGAAACTCGACGCTGTCGGCGCCTATCCGCTGCCCGCCAAGGGCCAATTGCCGCTGTTCGTTCCGGCTCAACTGACGGTGGGCGGATGA
- a CDS encoding TetR family transcriptional regulator, with protein MSDLADNAADAARQENVTRILEAAERLFRHYGYAKTNVADIARELDMSPANIYRFFASKTEIHQALCSRMLGASYQQALEIARLPLSASERLRRYGLGQHKLTVETMLDEQKVHEMVVVAIERDWHVIEKHIGRLDELLAAIIREGIEAGEFAEQDPAIAARCFGASLVTLCHPQIVAQCLAKENRATPEELIEFAIRALKK; from the coding sequence ATGAGCGATCTCGCAGACAACGCCGCCGACGCAGCCCGCCAGGAAAACGTGACGCGTATTCTTGAAGCCGCGGAGCGGCTGTTCCGCCATTACGGCTATGCCAAGACAAACGTCGCCGATATCGCGCGCGAGCTCGATATGTCGCCGGCCAACATCTACCGTTTCTTCGCGTCGAAGACGGAAATTCATCAGGCGCTTTGCTCGCGCATGCTCGGGGCAAGCTATCAGCAGGCGCTGGAAATCGCGCGTCTGCCGCTCAGCGCTTCCGAGCGGCTGAGGCGCTACGGGCTGGGGCAGCACAAGCTCACCGTCGAGACAATGCTCGACGAACAGAAAGTCCATGAAATGGTCGTCGTGGCGATCGAGCGCGACTGGCACGTGATCGAGAAACATATCGGCCGTCTGGACGAGCTCCTCGCAGCTATTATCCGCGAGGGGATCGAAGCCGGAGAGTTCGCCGAACAGGACCCCGCTATCGCCGCCAGATGCTTCGGCGCCAGTCTCGTCACCCTTTGCCATCCGCAGATCGTCGCCCAGTGTCTCGCCAAGGAAAACCGCGCGACACCCGAGGAGCTCATCGAGTTCGCGATCCGGGCGCTGAAAAAATAA
- a CDS encoding phosphogluconate dehydrogenase C-terminal domain-containing protein: protein MTSIALFGAGGKMGCRLAKNLKGSRFDVRHVEVSEAGKARLADELGLQAVAADEALDGAEVVILAVPDTAIGKVASAIVDRLKPGTMVIVLDAAAPYAGHLPERGDLTYFVTHPCHPPIFNDETDPAAKRDFFGGVAAKQHIVSALMQGPEEAYALGEEIAKVIWAPVMRSHRVTVEQIALLEPGLSETVCASLLVVMREAMEECVKRGVPKEAARDFLLGHMNVLGAVIFEETPGVFSDACNKAIEFGKPMLMREDWKRVFEPQEIADSIRRIT from the coding sequence ATGACATCGATTGCCCTGTTCGGCGCCGGCGGGAAGATGGGCTGCCGCCTGGCCAAGAACCTCAAAGGCTCGCGTTTCGACGTGCGCCATGTCGAAGTGAGCGAGGCGGGCAAGGCGCGGCTGGCCGACGAGCTCGGGCTTCAGGCCGTCGCTGCCGATGAGGCGCTGGACGGTGCCGAGGTGGTCATTCTGGCGGTGCCGGATACGGCGATCGGCAAGGTTGCTTCCGCGATTGTGGATAGGCTGAAGCCCGGAACGATGGTTATCGTCCTCGATGCGGCCGCACCCTATGCCGGTCATCTGCCGGAGCGCGGCGATCTTACCTATTTCGTTACCCATCCCTGCCACCCGCCGATCTTCAACGACGAGACGGACCCGGCGGCCAAGCGCGACTTCTTCGGTGGTGTCGCCGCCAAGCAGCACATCGTCTCCGCACTGATGCAGGGGCCGGAAGAGGCCTATGCGCTCGGCGAGGAGATCGCAAAGGTCATCTGGGCGCCGGTAATGCGCTCGCACCGGGTGACGGTCGAACAGATTGCGCTGCTGGAGCCGGGCCTCTCCGAAACGGTCTGCGCCTCGCTGCTGGTCGTGATGCGCGAGGCGATGGAGGAGTGCGTCAAGCGTGGCGTGCCGAAAGAGGCCGCGCGCGACTTCCTGCTCGGCCACATGAACGTGCTCGGCGCCGTGATCTTCGAAGAGACGCCCGGCGTCTTCTCCGACGCCTGCAACAAGGCCATCGAATTCGGCAAGCCGATGCTCATGCGAGAGGACTGGAAACGCGTCTTCGAGCCGCAGGAGATCGCCGACAGCATCCGCCGCATTACCTGA